GCAGGAGCGGCGCTTCGCCCAGCTCGCCTATGGCCCGGCCCATGCCGACCGCCTGCTCCAGGCCCCAACAATTGAGGGCAGCTAGGCCATCCCCGCCACCATCCTGCCGCTCACCCGTACGCTTATGCAGCTGCACGTGCCCTACTATGTGGGCGGCTCGATCGCCAGCACCGCCTACAGCCTGCCGCGCACCACCTACGATATTGACATGGCCGCCGCGCTGGACCCCAGCCACGTCAGCCCGCTCATCGCAGGGCTCGCGCCGGTCTACTCTATCGACCACGCGTCCGTGCGGGAGGCCATTGCCCATCCAGATCGCGAGGCATCGTTCACGATCATCCACCATGAGACTGGCATCCCGCTCGACATCGTTGTCACCGCCGATCGGCCCTTTGACCAGGCGCGCTATGACCGCGCCCAGGAGCACTCTTTCCCCGGCACCGCAGCGCCCATCACGCTCGCCTCGCCAGAAGATATCATCCTCAACAAGCTGCGCTGCTCCTATCAGGATGGGATCAGCAGCCAGCAGGAGTGGCGAGATGTTGCGGGCATCATCCGTGTGCAGGATCAGCACCTTGACCAGTCATACCTCCGCTCCTGGGCCACCAGCCTCGGTATCCGCCCGCTCCTCGACGCAGCGCTCCGGGGCGACGCCCCGCCTGCGGGCCCAGCCGCGCCGCCGGGGCCAGGGCTGCTCTTCTCGCACACCAGCACATGCTGCGGATGGTGCAGTGCCGATCATCCGCAGCATGCGCCGCACAGCCTACCTGAGCGAACGATGCAGCACACCGCACCGCAGGCGCTCCCATCGATGCGCGATAGCACCGGACGAATCTACCCCACACCTCGGCCCTACAATTATGTCATGCTAGGAGTTCCGAAAAAAAGTGGATATAGGGAGGATTTCGGAGAGGTTTTAGGGGTGGTTTTCGGGAGGTTTTAGGGGTAGAGATAGGGAGGTTTTCGGGAGGAAGTGAAGGTCGCCCTTCGGCGTCCCAATCGGGCACCCACGCGGACATGAATAGTCCATTTCCGCTGTTTCAAACAAAATGCCTTCTCCAGAAAAAACATTTTCTCGACCGCCTGTTTCCCGCTCACGATCGCAGACCACAGCTTGCACCGTGCGAGGATACGCGGCAGCACGCCCCGCAGACAACCACCCCCGCCAGGAGCTCCTGGCGGGGGCGACAAGCGCATGGGGATAGCAACCTGTGGGAGTCGTCATAGTCGGCGATGATGATCAGGGGTTCCGCGATCCGGGTGAAACCGATGCGCTATCCTCGGGCATGCGCCAAGGCTAAGAACGCGCCCGAACCACCCGCGCCGATTCGAGCGTGCCGATCTCCGCATCGAGTTGCGCAGCATCTCCTTGATCAGCGTGCGAGCCCGCTCGGGCGGGCATCGGTCTTGCTTTTTGCCCGAGCGGTCGGATAGAGGGCCACCCCAGCCGCGTCACTCCGCGAGGTCGTGAGGGGCGACCACACCCGCGCGCGCCTGCGCGACCGCGCCTGCGAGGTGGGCGGCATTGGACGGATTTGCCAGCAGGGAGAGCGTCTCCTGCCAGGAGGTATACGTATCGAGCGAGATCAGCACCACCTGCTCGCCCGCCTCACCCACGATGATGGTCGGCTCGGCATCCGCCAGGACGCGCCCGATCACCTGCTCCAGATTTTGCTTCGCCTCGTGCAGCGTGATGGCCTTCATCTCTCCTCCTTTTGGCGCTCTCGCTCTCCTGGCCGTCGGTCGCCCTGCTGGATGTGTTTTATGTCACGCCATATTGACGCAGGAGATTTTTTCGCTATACTGAGCCCAGAGTACTTGGTTTCGTGAGGCGCACCAGAAACAGTACGGGGCCGTGATTCGAGCACGGCCCCGTCAGCACGGGAAGGCAGCTCCCAACCGTGCTGCGCGCATGGTGCGTGATCACCAGGGCGTTTGTCAAGCCCTGAGATGAAAGGCAGCAGTTCCCATGCCCATCCGAGAAGCAAAAGCCGCCAGCGCCGAGGCCACTCTGACCTACGAGCCGCCGCCGCAGGCCTATCTGCCGCGCGGCCTCGTCGGCAAGCCCGCCGCCGCCCCTGCGCCCGCACCCGCACCCGCGCCCGCCGTGGAGGCGGCCCCGGCAGCTGCGCCGCAGGCGACCCGCACCGCCGCCGTTCTACGCCCACCGCGCCCGGCCCCCGCGCCCACGCAGATCCCCTGGGGGCAGTCGGGGGTGGGCTGGTCGCAGCAGATGTACGTCTACTCCGTCCTGCTGCTGTTTGGCTATATCATCTGGGGGGTGGACGGCGCGTTCACCGTGATCGGTGCGGTGACAACCATCCTGCCGCCCACCGCGCTGGGGGTGCTCATCGCCATCGGCGGCCACTTCTTCTTGAGTTGGGGGCAGCACGCGCTGGTCTTCCACCCGCAGCTCGCCATCCGCAGCATCGGGTTTGGGCTGCTGGGCATCAATGTGCTCTCAAATATCTACGGTCTTATCAGCACGGCGCAGCGGCTGCGCCCCGAGATGCTCGGAACGATGCCTACCGACCCCGCCCGCTGGACGCAGGACATCGGCACCTGGATCACCGGGCTGATCATGCAGACCGTCCGACCTGGCACCGCCGCACCCGACACGCCGCCCTGGATCGGCGGGGTGCTCATCGTTATCATCCTCGCCCTCATCCTCGCCTGGTACGCGGAGAAGATCCGCGACTACTTCCAGGCACAGTGGAAGTCGATGTGGGCGCTTCGGCCAACCGCGCACGGGAAGTAGGAGATCGCTATGGAGAGTCTCTACGGGCTGTACATCCTGCTCTTTCTGATCACCGGTGGTGCAGCCATCTACCTCATCATCCATAACCTCCGGCGTGAAAACGCGGCCCTGCGGCTGAGCCTTGCCGCCAGCGAGCAGCAGCTCCAAGATATCATCAACATCCTCAGCCAGCCGGAGCGCGAGCGCGTCGATCGCGAGCTGCGCCGCCGCACGCCGCACCAAAGCCCGCCCGGCCTCCAGGCGACACTCGCCCGCCTCGCCCAGCAGGCCGAGGGCGACCCCTATGAGTTCGGCATCGGCTGGAATATGTTCCAGGGCACGCCTGACCTGGTGAGCATGAGCCTGTCCGACACGAGCATCTACCGCACCGGCCATATCGCCATCACCGGCGAGAGCGGCCACGGCAAGGGCACGCTGGAGCAGGCCATCCTGCTCCAGCTCGCGCGCAACACCACCACCGGGCAGCTCCGCATCCAGATCATCGACCCCAAGAGCTCAGATGGGGCACTCTGGATCGGCAAGGAGCACCTGTGGCGCGCACCCGTCATCGGCGAGGACACCGATCAGATCAAGGCCACGATGGCGGCGCTGCGCGAGGAGCGCCAGAAGCGCGATAAGCTGCGCACCACCCACCGCGTCCGCGAGTGGTACGAGCTGCCCGCCGAGGTCCAGCCGCCCCGGCTCGTCGTCTGGATCACGGAGCTGGAGACGATCTCCTCGTCGCTGCGGGAGTTCGACAGCTGGCTCGGCGACGAGCTGGCCAAGGCGCGGGCCAGCGGGATCACCTACCTAATCGATCTCCAGAATCAGTCGGGCAACGAGATGCGCTGGCGGAAGCACATCGGCACCTTCATCGCCGGGTTCCAGTCCAGCACCCATCACATCCAGCCCAACATCGGCCTGCCGCCATCGGAGATCATTCAGCTTGGCGCGTTCCTGCCCACCGATCTGAAGCGCGGCCAGTTCGTCGTGCGCAACAAGCGCGATGTCACGCTGGCCTGCGCGCCAACCGTGACGACCGCCGATATCCAGCAGGCGCTGGCGCTGCTGCCCGATCAGCCCGAGCCGGAGCCTGCGGCGACGGCCACGCCAATCGCCCGCGATCGCCGCGAGTCCGAATTTATGTCGAGTGGCAGCGCAGTGATCGATGATCTGCCAATCACCCCCGAGCTGTGGGCGAAGATCGCCGCCGCCGCCCGCGAGGTGGAGGCGACCCGGCCCAGCCCTAGCCGTGCCGACGTCTACCGGCTCGTGTTCGCGGGCGGCGACCCGAAGGCCACCCCGACAGGTGACAACTACAAGCGGATCAAGCGTGTGTGCGATGCCGAGCGGCTGCTGATGCCGCGCATCGCCCCGCCGATGCTCTCCGGCGTCGTCGACACGGTCTAGCCAAACCAGACGCGCTCCCCCGCACACACGAGGCCCCCGCAGCTGCGGGGGCCTCGTGTGTCTTCGAAAGGTTCAGGCGAAATGCCCTCTTTCGCCCGAACCTTTCGAAACACTTCTATGGCTTTCAAAAGCCAAATTCGCCTCTTCGACACCCCTTCAGGAACACCCTCATGGAGCAGCTACCGCCACTCATGGAGAGCGGCGAAGGGGCAAAGCGCAACAAAGAGCATGCGAAAGCAGCGACACCAACCACCGCGCCATGTCTACATTTGTAGACATGGCACGGCATATTTGGAGACAAAGGCGCAGAAACAGGCCCATTTTGTCTACGATTGAAGACAAAATGGGCCTGTTTCTGCGCAAATCCTCAGAGTATTGTCTACGATTGTAATCATTCGTAGACAATGCATGGACACATGAGAGATCCAATCCGCTCGTTTGCGCACGAGGAATTATGCTGCCTCACCATACAAACGGTATGAAGGATAGAGCAATGCGGCATCTCAACGCCCTATTCGCAACCACCTAGCAAGCTGCACAAAGCTTCATTCGATTGACATAAAGTCTATCCGTGCCATGCAACCCCGCATGAACGGATAGGAAACGCCTCTGAAGAAAAGTCTACAATCGTAGACAAAATCGCAAAGCCCTGCTACAATACCGGCAAGGTACGATCCCTCAGCAACAAAGGAGTCATGTGGTATGACCGCCGGAACCATAAGCCTCTCGATTCTTGACTATCTGATCGCCAATCAGCCCTTTGGGCTGAGCAGTGACCTGACCCTCAAAGACACCCGCTACCTAGCCGTCGCCCTCGACAACGGCAACGACGCCGCCAAGGGCGTCGTGCTCGACGCGGGCGGGCAGATCCGCACCATCCGCATCCCCACGGCCCACGTGGTAGCCAAACACATCCAGGGCGGCGCAGGCGAGATCACCTACCAGACCGAGGGCGGCACGCCCTTCTGGATCGGTGAGACGGCGCTCCGCAACGA
This Chloroflexia bacterium SDU3-3 DNA region includes the following protein-coding sequences:
- a CDS encoding type II toxin-antitoxin system prevent-host-death family antitoxin gives rise to the protein MKAITLHEAKQNLEQVIGRVLADAEPTIIVGEAGEQVVLISLDTYTSWQETLSLLANPSNAAHLAGAVAQARAGVVAPHDLAE